A stretch of the Mobula hypostoma chromosome 19, sMobHyp1.1, whole genome shotgun sequence genome encodes the following:
- the tfam gene encoding transcription factor A, mitochondrial isoform X1: protein MAALASLGVALLGKGLAGLLSCPRAVRFKFTPLPRHILSCNNLCIAIRRLSLDKPPIIPPKRPLTAYLRYVVEQQPILINEKPDLTVTERIKCIAQGWRQLTADQKQPYEIAANDGRVKYRSEMAAFKAQLTPAQLDALKEERRHKLAKRSTMRQKRKLTMLGKPKRGRSAFNIFMAEKFEDAKGETSKAKLKNLYDIWLNLSDSQKQMYNQLAEDDKIRYQNEIKSWKEHMIETGHEDVIHTKREQQRAQRSLRAKAEAKSNQTALQATSRKAEASASKTEAADRRKKKFEE from the exons GTTCAAATTTACTCCACTACCAAGGCACATTTTAAG CTGCAACAACTTGTGCATAGCAATACGGAGATTATCATTGGATAAGCCCCCCATCATCCCTCCGAAACGGCCGCTCACTGCTTACCTGCGTTATGTGGTGGAGCAGCAGCCAATCCTGATAAACGAAAAaccag ATCTCACCGTGACAGAAAGGATTAAATGCATTGCTCAGGGTTGGAGACAGTTAACAGCAGATCAGAAGCAA CCATATGAAATTGCAGCAAATGATGGTAGAGTGAAATATAGGTCGGAAATGGCAGCTTTCAAAGCTCAACTCACTCCTGCTCAATTAGATGCTCTGAAGGAAGAAAGGAGGCACAAGCTGGCAAAACGGAGCACGATGAGGCAGAAGCGA AAGCTTACAATGTTGGGAAAGCCTAAACGTGGACGGTCAGCTTTCAATATCTTCATGGCGGAGAAGTTTGAGGATGCTAAAGGTGAAACTTCGAAG GCAAAGCTGAAGAATCTCTATGATATATGGCTAAATTTATCAGATTCTCAGAAACAG ATGTACAATCAACTGGCTGAGGATGATAAAATCCGTTACCAGAATGAAATCAAGTCCTGGAAGGAACATATGATTGAGACAGGACATGAAGATGTTATTCACACAAAGAGGGAGCAGCAAAGAGCTCAAAGGTCACTAAGAGCGAAGGCAGAAGCAAAATCAAATCAAACTGCGTTGCAAGCAACTTCTAGAAAAGCTGAAGCCTCAGCTTCGAAAACAGAGGCAGCAGATAGGCGCAAGAAAAAATTTGAAGAATAA
- the tfam gene encoding transcription factor A, mitochondrial isoform X2, giving the protein MAALASLGVALLGKGLAGLLSCPRAVSCNNLCIAIRRLSLDKPPIIPPKRPLTAYLRYVVEQQPILINEKPDLTVTERIKCIAQGWRQLTADQKQPYEIAANDGRVKYRSEMAAFKAQLTPAQLDALKEERRHKLAKRSTMRQKRKLTMLGKPKRGRSAFNIFMAEKFEDAKGETSKAKLKNLYDIWLNLSDSQKQMYNQLAEDDKIRYQNEIKSWKEHMIETGHEDVIHTKREQQRAQRSLRAKAEAKSNQTALQATSRKAEASASKTEAADRRKKKFEE; this is encoded by the exons CTGCAACAACTTGTGCATAGCAATACGGAGATTATCATTGGATAAGCCCCCCATCATCCCTCCGAAACGGCCGCTCACTGCTTACCTGCGTTATGTGGTGGAGCAGCAGCCAATCCTGATAAACGAAAAaccag ATCTCACCGTGACAGAAAGGATTAAATGCATTGCTCAGGGTTGGAGACAGTTAACAGCAGATCAGAAGCAA CCATATGAAATTGCAGCAAATGATGGTAGAGTGAAATATAGGTCGGAAATGGCAGCTTTCAAAGCTCAACTCACTCCTGCTCAATTAGATGCTCTGAAGGAAGAAAGGAGGCACAAGCTGGCAAAACGGAGCACGATGAGGCAGAAGCGA AAGCTTACAATGTTGGGAAAGCCTAAACGTGGACGGTCAGCTTTCAATATCTTCATGGCGGAGAAGTTTGAGGATGCTAAAGGTGAAACTTCGAAG GCAAAGCTGAAGAATCTCTATGATATATGGCTAAATTTATCAGATTCTCAGAAACAG ATGTACAATCAACTGGCTGAGGATGATAAAATCCGTTACCAGAATGAAATCAAGTCCTGGAAGGAACATATGATTGAGACAGGACATGAAGATGTTATTCACACAAAGAGGGAGCAGCAAAGAGCTCAAAGGTCACTAAGAGCGAAGGCAGAAGCAAAATCAAATCAAACTGCGTTGCAAGCAACTTCTAGAAAAGCTGAAGCCTCAGCTTCGAAAACAGAGGCAGCAGATAGGCGCAAGAAAAAATTTGAAGAATAA